CCGCGAACGAGGACCGTTGAAGTCGTGGAGACCGGAGACTATGGCCGAGGCCATATTCTCTGTTCTCAAAGAAGGCCTGTCGCTGTCTCAAGCGGCCCGAAAGTACGACATTCCTTACCCCACTTTCGTGCTTTACGCCAACAGGGTACACAACATGCTGGGACCTTCGGCCGACGGGGGATCTGGTAAGTTGGCTCGTGAAGGTACAAGAGGCAAAAGGAAAATATGTATTGGGGAATTTTGAGTAGATTTGAGGCCTAAGGGCAGGGGACGACCTCAAAGGATTCTGCTGGGAGTGTGGCCCGATGAGCATATACGGGGCGTTATTAGGGCGGTAGTGTTCAGGGACTCCCATCAAATCAAGGAGGAGCCCCATATTCCGTATCCAAGGCTGCATGTAAGTGAACTGACATTTCTAAACTGTTTTGGCACcaaaaatttctcttaaaGCTTCTGTCAAGTACTGAAAAAAATCCTTGTAAAGCctcgtttaattaaatttaaggttACTTTAGAACTAGAAGTTGATGAAAACGTGCAACCAAGTCTCCCAAAGCTTTTTTGGTTGCTTATAAATCTCAGTTCAAATGTCGAATAACCTGTTTCAATACCAAACCGATATTCAGCTAAAGCTTCTGAGCAACTCTGCGGCCCGATTGTTGATTCTAGAGAATAGAAGATTGCCAGAGAACGACAACGAACTCTCCGAAAGATCTTAGAAGTTGTTGTGGGCAATCAAACAACCTTTAAAGAAGTTTGTAAAATAACTGTATTAAGActgtttgtttttcaaagttaCTTTCTCTTCGAGAAGATTTTTGAGagattttttgatgaaatacCTCCCTTCTTAATTAATTGAATGTTGCATTTCCCCTCTCCAGGACGGTGTGACTGTGCAGAGTTACCCGACCAATCCCTGTAGCAACGGTTCAGATCCGAACGTATCTCCGGGCGCGGCAGCTGCCGCTGCCGTAGCCGCTGTCGCTCAGGGTCTCCGTCAGCAAATGTGCAGCATGGTGGCGGCCGCTCACAACCAAAGTTCCACCCACGACACCAACCCGGTTGCTAGCCTAGTGAATACGTTGGCGCTGGCTGGACATTGCGGCAACGTACCCCTGCCTAGTAACGGGGTACCTCCCATGAGCATGTCTCACATAGCAAGCATGCGCAGCATGGGCAGCCCCGCCGGAAGCATACAAGACCTGCGCATCAGCCCCGCAGAATCGGCCGGCATGGAAAGTCCTATTTCCTCGCCTTTGGGACTGACCGTGTCCAGTTCGATGGAGCCGGCCATTAACATGAATATCGGTAAATATGCGgtttcttcaatttaaaacgTGAACACTCGACTGAGAGTTATTGTCGAGAAAGGTTCTATTATCAAACACTGATCACGTTTCTGATCCAGGCAACAACTTGGACGTGGGCATTGGCGTGTCTGGTATGACGTACAAGCCTGCGCGCTCCTTTACGTCGCCGCGTCCGGAAAATCTCTTCCAGGAGGACATTGACGACCTAGTGAAGCCCATCCATACCACGCCCAGGTCCAAGGACACGATGCCCTCGATCAAAATGGAACCGATGACGGAGTGTCGCGGCGAATGAGAGGGGAGCGCTTTCTACGCGCCCATATTGTGATAAATCTTGGTTTTCGCGGTTAGTTAATGGCGGCAGCAGAATGATGTTCCTCCTTTGTTTTGACGTAATCATGAACACTTTACGTTGTTTCGAGGTGTCGGACACCAAATAAGTGATTTGGCCAGTTTTTCAAGACTGTTCTTGTTGTTTAGTAGACGCTGTATAATggacaaaattcaaaattccaaGCAGATTTGGGCACTTGTGAACAAACACATTCCCCCTTCCTATTGACAAGTTTTTTTACTAGTTTATCAAGGCGAGCTTACGGACCAAGTGGTGAGAG
The Euwallacea fornicatus isolate EFF26 chromosome 37, ASM4011564v1, whole genome shotgun sequence genome window above contains:
- the LOC136349431 gene encoding protein bric-a-brac 1-like isoform X1, with amino-acid sequence MVSRLTCTDMQHVTGSPQQFCLRWNNYQTNLTNVFDQLLQSESFVDVTLACDGHSVKAHKMVLSACSPYFQSLFFENPCQHPIVIMRDIKWPELKAAVEFMYKGEINVSQEQIGPLLKVAETLKIRGLADVNGEQDIAASTGEVIARPASKPVPPSTPTGPEWGRDSRGSDQTQQSQNPQEGDGRKKRRRSGDRSGISSPAESASTEIAEPPASVEMSPAPSGTPAAVEPLPLPLTLAPAQTHPQGAAGDDMEIKPGIAEMIREEERAKLLESSHAWLGASTSSIAADSYQYQLQSMWQKCWNTNQSLVHNLRFRERGPLKSWRPETMAEAIFSVLKEGLSLSQAARKYDIPYPTFVLYANRVHNMLGPSADGGSVDLRPKGRGRPQRILLGVWPDEHIRGVIRAVVFRDSHQIKEEPHIPYPRLHDGVTVQSYPTNPCSNGSDPNVSPGAAAAAAVAAVAQGLRQQMCSMVAAAHNQSSTHDTNPVASLVNTLALAGHCGNVPLPSNGVPPMSMSHIASMRSMGSPAGSIQDLRISPAESAGMESPISSPLGLTVSSSMEPAINMNIGNNLDVGIGVSGMTYKPARSFTSPRPENLFQEDIDDLVKPIHTTPRSKDTMPSIKMEPMTECRGE
- the LOC136349431 gene encoding protein bric-a-brac 1-like isoform X4, whose amino-acid sequence is MQHVTGSPQQFCLRWNNYQTNLTNVFDQLLQSESFVDVTLACDGHSVKAHKMVLSACSPYFQSLFFENPCQHPIVIMRDIKWPELKAAVEFMYKGEINVSQEQIGPLLKVAETLKIRGLADVNGEQDIAASTGEVIARPASKPVPPSTPTGPEWGRDSRGSDQTQQSQNPQEGDGRKKRRRSGDRSGISSPAESASTEIAEPPASVEMSPAPSGTPAAVEPLPLPLTLAPAQTHPQGAAGDDMEIKPGIAEMIREEERAKLLESSHAWLGASTSSIAADSYQYQLQSMWQKCWNTNQSLVHNLRFRERGPLKSWRPETMAEAIFSVLKEGLSLSQAARKYDIPYPTFVLYANRVHNMLGPSADGGSVDLRPKGRGRPQRILLGVWPDEHIRGVIRAVVFRDSHQIKEEPHIPYPRLHDGVTVQSYPTNPCSNGSDPNVSPGAAAAAAVAAVAQGLRQQMCSMVAAAHNQSSTHDTNPVASLVNTLALAGHCGNVPLPSNGVPPMSMSHIASMRSMGSPAGSIQDLRISPAESAGMESPISSPLGLTVSSSMEPAINMNIGNNLDVGIGVSGMTYKPARSFTSPRPENLFQEDIDDLVKPIHTTPRSKDTMPSIKMEPMTECRGE
- the LOC136349431 gene encoding protein bric-a-brac 1-like isoform X2, which produces MVSRLTCTDMQHVTGSPQQFCLRWNNYQTNLTNVFDQLLQSESFVDVTLACDGHSVKAHKMVLSACSPYFQSLFFENPCQHPIVIMRDIKWPELKAAVEFMYKGEINVSQEQIGPLLKVAETLKIRGLADVNGEQDIAASTGEVIARPASKPVPPSTPTGPEWGRDSRGSDQTQQSQNPQEGDGRKKRRRSGDRSGISSPAESASTEIAEPPASVEMSPAPSGTPAAVEPLPLPLTLAPAQTHPQGAAGDDMEIKPGIAEMIREEERAKLLESSHAWLGASTSSIAADSYQYQLQSMWQKCWNTNQSLVHNLRFRERGPLKSWRPETMAEAIFSVLKEGLSLSQAARKYDIPYPTFVLYANRVHNMLGPSADGGSDLRPKGRGRPQRILLGVWPDEHIRGVIRAVVFRDSHQIKEEPHIPYPRLHDGVTVQSYPTNPCSNGSDPNVSPGAAAAAAVAAVAQGLRQQMCSMVAAAHNQSSTHDTNPVASLVNTLALAGHCGNVPLPSNGVPPMSMSHIASMRSMGSPAGSIQDLRISPAESAGMESPISSPLGLTVSSSMEPAINMNIGNNLDVGIGVSGMTYKPARSFTSPRPENLFQEDIDDLVKPIHTTPRSKDTMPSIKMEPMTECRGE
- the LOC136349431 gene encoding protein bric-a-brac 1-like isoform X3; the encoded protein is MVSRLTCTDMQHVTGSPQQFCLRWNNYQTNLTNVFDQLLQSESFVDVTLACDGHSVKAHKMVLSACSPYFQSLFFENPCQHPIVIMRDIKWPELKAAVEFMYKGEINVSQEQIGPLLKVAETLKIRGLADVNGEQDIAASTGEVIARPASKPVPPSTPTGPEWGRDSRGSDQTQQSQNPQEGDGRKKRRRSGDRSGISSPAESASTEIAEPPASVEMSPAPSGTPAAVEPLPLPLTLAPAQTHPQGAAGDDMEIKPGIAEMIREEERAKLLESSHAWLGASTSSIADSYQYQLQSMWQKCWNTNQSLVHNLRFRERGPLKSWRPETMAEAIFSVLKEGLSLSQAARKYDIPYPTFVLYANRVHNMLGPSADGGSVDLRPKGRGRPQRILLGVWPDEHIRGVIRAVVFRDSHQIKEEPHIPYPRLHDGVTVQSYPTNPCSNGSDPNVSPGAAAAAAVAAVAQGLRQQMCSMVAAAHNQSSTHDTNPVASLVNTLALAGHCGNVPLPSNGVPPMSMSHIASMRSMGSPAGSIQDLRISPAESAGMESPISSPLGLTVSSSMEPAINMNIGNNLDVGIGVSGMTYKPARSFTSPRPENLFQEDIDDLVKPIHTTPRSKDTMPSIKMEPMTECRGE